In the Oncorhynchus keta strain PuntledgeMale-10-30-2019 chromosome 14, Oket_V2, whole genome shotgun sequence genome, one interval contains:
- the LOC118394071 gene encoding THO complex subunit 5 homolog, producing MSDALKKRKSKVLRSETGTPEGKCGRGEGDQDIRVYSEEVELDGRDPEEDYQQYKLTCEALAKLMNDIQELKANGAKDGCVEVEEKRMQSCIHFMSLKKLNRLAHMRLKRGRDQTHEGKQRVDVLHLQLQNLLYEVMHLQKEISKCLEFKSKHEEIDLVSVDEFYQEAPPEISRTPLTKDDPHQLTLARLDWELEQRKRLAEQYKESLSSKEKIQKGIEVKKEHLSSLQPGLNAIMQASLPVQEYLSMPFEQTQRQTEIARHLPPSLYVLLVQASAYGQACDKSLSVSISGDVDEAKALSKPPEDSQDDDSGDSDAEEEQEKTKRRRPTTGGQLDDKRREMLKRHPLSLCLDLKCKDGSVLHLFNYYLMNLNIMTVKAKVSTATDLTGAISAGELLNSDTLLNCLYANDQGRETPNPANRYQFDKVGISSFGDYVAELGHPYLWVQSLGGLQFPSDAPEGLRAGSSLSASHMESTMKLLRGRVQSRLALHKQFSSLEHSIVPVSTECQHLFPAKVLSRLARWTTMSHQEYTNLSFTQHVSDAGLARETDLFFMAVVERGTARLQAAVVLNPRYPEVSPLFALSLSWKGECSGRTDDNLRAMESEVNVFKSELQGPRPGHQLLTNQVARLCVCLDVYLETDGQDDSVEGPREFLREKMCLRTVRGPNRLKPFKYNHPQGFFSHR from the exons ATGTCTGACGCCCTGAAGAAGCGCAAGTCGAAAGTGCTCCGCAGCGAGACGGGCACACCGGAGGGGAAATGCGGCCGCGGAGAAGGGGACCAG gacATACGTGTGTACAGTGAGGAGGTGGAGCTAGATGGCAGGGACCCTGAAGAGGACTACCAGCAGTATAAACTGACCTGTGAAGCTCTGGCCAAACTGATGAACGACATCCAGGAGCTGAAAGCCAACGGTGCCAAGGAtggg TGTGttgaggtagaggagaagaggatgcaGAGCTGTATCCACTTTATGAGCCTGAAGAAACTCAACCGCCTGGCTCACATGAGACTGAAGAgggggagagaccagacacacgaG GGCAAGCAGAGAGTGGATGTGTTGCACCTGCAGCTCCAGAACCTGCTTTATGAGGTCATGCACCTGCAGAAGGAGATCAGCAAGTGTCTGGAGTTCAA GTCTAAACATGAGGAGATAGATCTGGTGAGTGTAGATGAGTTCTACCAGGAGGCCCCCCCTGAGATCTCCCGCACCCCCCTCACCAAGGACGACCCCCACCAACTCACACTGGCCAGGTTGGACTGGGAACTGGAGCAGAGGAAGAG gctggcTGAGCAGTACAAAGAGTCTCTGTCCAGTAAGGAGAAGATCCAGAAAGGCATTGAGGTGAAGAAGGAACACCTGAGTTCTCTACAGCCTGGACTCAACGCTATCatgcag GCATCCCTCCCGGTTCAGGAGTACCTGTCAATGCCGTTTGAAcagacccagagacagacagagatcgCCCGccaccttcccccctctctctacgtCCTCCTGGTACAGGCCAGCGCTTACGGACAGGCCTGCG atAAGAGCCTGAGTGTGTCCATCAGTGGAGACGTGGACGAGGCCAAAGCTCTGTCTAAACCTCCAGAGGACTCCCAGG atGATGATTCTGGTGACTCTGAtgcagaggaggagcaggagaagacG AAGAGGAGGCGACCTACTACAGGTGGTCAGCTGGATGATAAGAGACGTGAGATGCTGAAgagacaccctctctctctttgcctggaCCTCAAATgcaaag acggCAGTGTGCTGCATCTGTTCAACTACTACCTGATGAACCTGAACATCATGACTGTCAAGGCCAAAGTCTCCACCGCCACAGACCTCACTGGAGCCATCAGCGCAGG ggagcTGTTAAATTCTGACACGCTTCTCAACTGCCTGTATGCTAATGACCAGGGCCGCGAGACACCCAACCCCGCTAACCGTTACCAGTTTGATAAAGTGGG GATTAGTTCGTTTGGAGACTACGTGGCAGAGTTGGGTCATCCCTACCTGTGGGTGCAGAGTCTAGGAGGACTGCAGTTCCCAAGTGATGCCCcagag gGTTTGCGTGCAGGCAGTTCTCTTAGTGCCAGTCACATGGAGAGCACCATGAAGCTGCTGAGAGGACGAGTCCAGTCCCGCCTGGCCCTGCACAAACAGTTCTCCTCACTAG AGCACAGTATAGTTCCAGTGTCCACGGAGTGCCAGCACCTGTTCCCTGCTAAGGTTCTCTCCCGCCTGGCTCGCTGGACAACCATGTCACATCAGGAGTACACA aATCTGTCGTTCACGCAGCATGTGTCAGATGCAGGTCTGGCTCGGGAAACGGACCTGTTCTTCATGGCtgtggtggagagaggaacag CTCGTCTTCAGGCTGCAGTGGTGTTGAACCCCCGTTATCCAGAAGTCTCTCCTCTGTTTGCTCTTTCACTCAGCTGGAAGGGCGAATGCAGTGGACGTACAGATGACAACCTTAGA GCCATGGAAAGTGAGGTGAATGTGTTTAAGTCAGAGCTCCAGGGGCCCCGCCCAGGGCACCAGCTGCTGACCAATCAGGTGGCtcgtctctgtgtctgtctggacgTATACCTGGAGACCGACGGACAAGATGACAGCGTGGAGGGACCACGGGAGTTTCTCAGAGAGAAGATGTGTCTACGCACCGTAAG GGGTCCGAACCGTCTGAAGCCGTTCAAGTACAACCACCCCCAGGGCTTCTTCAGTCACCGCTGA